A single window of Tiliqua scincoides isolate rTilSci1 chromosome 10, rTilSci1.hap2, whole genome shotgun sequence DNA harbors:
- the LOC136661102 gene encoding SPARC-related modular calcium-binding protein 1-like — protein MGAKEYLHPVKCHWSKSSVTDRTSQGDPCHSQEELVKPTPFTSGFEACQGIQSFIISESDPREPPCPMECPHERGRPICASDGKLYKSPCTFQRARCHQPSLEIWPRFRCEGGTHREPNSSNLTRCQEDREMALSQSRRQAHATYVPECSADGSFMRVQCHKQTGYCWCSTPEGKPISGTSVLNETPNCTGSYTVRTSWQDPNSSRREENARPLPTQPSSLAHKNEEGTSLPFLIPIIIPDFKPNRTVKQAQEYPPSCEQERRDAFEEARQHQQEGTFIPECEGDGTYKAVQCHQATGYCWCVRVDTGRPVPGTSTRNFPPDCEADAAARSAEIGSLFRDRTLPGCPGSKKAEFLSNLIKALASDMLQSRMMPVPYRRFSDSLVGPSLEERAVRWQFMRLDKDFSNSISERELRPLKLYMKKNTRPKRCVRKFLDYCDLNNNKLISLHELRGCLGLS, from the exons ATGGGGGCCAAGGAGTACCTGCATCCTGTGAAGTGCCACTGGTCGAAAAGCAGCGTTACGGACAGGacctcccaaggagacccctgccACTCCCAGGAAGAG TTAGTTAAACCAACTCCTTTCACCAGCGGCTTTGAAGCTTGCCAAGGTATACAGTCG TTCATCATATCGGAGAGTGACCCGAGAGAACCCCCGTGCCCCATGGAGTGTCCCCACGAGCGCGGCCGACCCATATGTGCCTCCGACGGAAAACTCTACAAGTCCCCCTGCACCTTCCAGCGTGCGCGATGTCATCAGCCTTCCCTGGAAATCTGGCCACGCTTCCGCTGTGAAGGGGGCACCCATCGAGAGCCCAACAGTAG CAACCTCACCCGCTGCCAAGAGGATCGAGAGATGGCCCTTTCGCAGTCCCGGCGCCAGGCTCATGCCACCTACGTCCCAGAATGCAGTGCCGATGGCTCCTTCATGCGG GTTCAGTGCCATAAGCAGACTGGCTACTGCTGGTGCTCCACACCTGAAGGCAAACCAATCAGTGGGACATCAGTACTCAATGAGACACCGAATTGTACAG GGTCCTACACAGTGCGAACTTCATGGCAAGATCCTAACTCCTCTCGGAGAG AAGAAAATGCCAGGCCACTGCCCACCCAGCCAAGCTCCCTGGCCCACAAGAACGAAG AGGGGACCTCCCTGCCTTTTCTCATCCCCATCATAATCCCAGACTTCAAGCCCAACCGCACAGTCAAGCAGGCTCAAG AGTACCCACCGTCATGTGAGCAAGAGCGACGCGACGCCTTCGAAGAGGCTCGGCAACATCAACAGGAGGGCACCTTCATCCCTGAGTGCGAGGGGGATGGCACTTACAAGGCTGTGCAATGCCACCAGGCCACTGGCTACTGCTGGTGTGTGCGGGTGGACACTGGCCGTCCTGTCCCGGGCACGTCAACACG GAACTTCCCCCCAGACTGTGAGGCTGATGCAGCAGCCAGGAGCGCAGAGATTGGCTCCCTTTTCCGGGATCGGACACTGCCAG GTTGTCCAGGCTCTAAGAAGGCAGAGTTCCTCTCCAACCTGATCAAAGCCTTGGCATCTGACATGCTGCAGTCACGGATGATGCCCGTCCCGTATCGAAG GTTCTCAGACAGCTTAGTGGGTCCCAGCCTGGAGGAGCGAGCAGTGCGCTGGCAGTTCATGCGCTTGGACAAAGACTTCAGCAACAGCATCAGCGAACGGGAGCTGCGGCCCCTCAAGCTCTACATGAAGAAGAACACCCGGCCCAAGCGCTGCGTCCGCAAGTTCCTGGACTACTGTGACCTCAACAACAACAAGCTCATCTCCCTGCACGAGCTCAGAGGCTGCCTGGGGCTCAGCTAA